Proteins encoded by one window of Glycine soja cultivar W05 chromosome 15, ASM419377v2, whole genome shotgun sequence:
- the LOC114386739 gene encoding isoflavone 2'-hydroxylase-like, which yields MGMLLVVVSYAVLFLVLFLGVKFVFQSRKLRNIPPGPPPLPIIGNLNLLEQPIHRFFQRMSKQYGNVVSLWFGSRLAVVISSPTAYQECFTKHDVALANRLPSLSGKYIFYNNTTVGSCSHGEHWRNLRRITALDVLSTQRVHSFSGIRSDETKRLMQRLVLAKNSNEEEFARVEISSMFNDLTYNNIMRMISGKRFYGEESEMKNVEEAREFRETVTEMLELMGLANKGDHLPFLRWFDFQNVEKRLKSISKRYDSILNKILHENRASNDRQNSMIDHLLKLQETQPQYYTDQIIKGLALAMLFGGTDSSTGTLEWSLSNLLNHPEVLKKARDELDTQVGQDRLLNESDLPKLPYLRKIILETLRLYPPAPILIPHVSSEDITIEGFNIPRDTIVIINGWGMQRDPQLWNDATCFKPERFDVEGEEKKLVAFGMGRRACPGEPMAMQSVSFTLGLLIQCFDWKRVSEEKLDMTENNWITLSRLIPLEAMCKARPLATKIGI from the exons ATGGGAATGTTGTTGGTGGTGGTCTCATACGCTGTCCTTTTCCTGGTTCTATTCCTCGGCGTGAAGTTTGTTTTCCAAAGCAGAAAATTGAGAAACATACCACCAGGTCCTCCTCCTCTTCCCATAATAGGAAACCTTAACCTCCTCGAACAGCCAATCCACCGTTTCTTCCAACGCATGTCGAAACAGTACGGCAACGTGGTTTCCCTCTGGTTCGGTTCACGTCTGGCCGTTGTCATCTCCTCTCCAACAGCATACCAAGAATGCTTCACCAAACACGACGTTGCCTTGGCCAACCGGCTACCTTCTCTCTCGGGAAAATACATCTTCTACAACAACACCACCGTAGGCTCCTGCTCCCACGGCGAGCACTGGCGCAACCTCCGCCGCATCACCGCCCTGGACGTCCTCTCCACGCAGCGCGTCCACTCCTTCTCCGGAATCCGGAGCGACGAGACGAAGCGTCTGATGCAGAGGTTGGTGCTGGCCAAGAACTCGAACGAGGAAGAGTTTGCGCGAGTGGAGATTAGTTCGATGTTCAACGACTTAACTTACAACAACATAATGAGGATGATATCGGGGAAGAGGTTTTACGGAGAGGAGAGTGAGATGAAGAACGTTGAGGAAGCGAGGGAGTTCAGAGAGACTGTGACAGAAATGTTGGAACTCATGGGCTTGGCTAACAAGGGAGATCACTTGCCTTTCCTCAGGTGGTTCGATTTTCAGAATGTGGAGAAGCGCTTAAAGAGTATCAGTAAGAGGTACGATTCCATCTTGAATAAGATCCTTCATGAGAACCGTGCCAGCAATGACCGCCAGAATTCCATGATCGATCATCTCCTCAAACTGCAAGAGACCCAGCCTCAGTACTACACTGACCAAATCATCAAAGGCCTTGCTCTg GCCATGCTTTTTGGTGGAACTGACTCATCAACTGGGACTTTAGAGTGGTCATTATCTAATTTATTGAATCACCCAGAGGTGTTGAAGAAGGCAAGAGATGAATTGGACACTCAAGTGGGACAAGACCGCTTGTTAAATGAGTCAGACCTTCCAAAACTTCCATATCTTAGGAAGATCATCCTTGAGACACTTAGGTTGTACCCCCCGGCCCCAATTCTAATACCTCATGTGTCTTCAgaagatattacaattgaaggaTTCAATATCCCACGAGACACAATTGTGATCATTAATGGTTGGGGCATGCAGAGAGATCCTCAGTTGTGGAATGATGCCACATGCTTTAAACCTGAGAGGTTTGATGTGGAAGGAGAGGAGAAAAAGTTGGTAGCATTTGGCATGGGAAGAAGGGCTTGCCCAGGAGAACCCATGGCTATGCAAAGTGTCAGCTTTACTTTGGGATTGTTGATTCAATGTTTTGACTGGAAACGAGTAAGTGAGGAAAAGCTTGATATGACAGAGAACAATTGGATCACCTTGTCAAGGTTAATTCCATTGGAGGCCATGTGCAAGGCTCGCCCACTTGCCACTAAAATtggaatttaa